gtcatcctttggatttgaagaactggttcttgtatcatagcagagttcttttcgggactttggtggatatgacGAGTAAGGAATAATGACATATTTAATCCCCATAAAACTTGGCCTccgaaaaaagtgatttgtctggcattaatcTCAAAAAAAGAGCtcagaaatatttttgaattacaacgtatgtccatTCCCtttactctaaatggtttttggaatcccccatacattggtacttttaagattaattgtgatgctagttattttggttcgggtgatagtgttggttttgcttgtgttattagagattgtaatgggagctggcaaaggAGGTGTTCgcgaatgattgagagtaatagtattcttcaaggagaattgtttgctatttggagaggatatctcttaacttgggatgtgggtcaacgagatgttatttgtgagacggattgtgtgaaagcatttaatcttgttactcaagatggttttgggtttattgatccattggtgctcaaaataagaaatatcatgcattggaattggcgtgttgactttcgtttgattacgAGAGATGCAAACACTATGGCAAAGATAGCGATAAAGTTACAACTCATATGGAGCTTCTTTCACTTGAGAAGAGTTTAAGAATAGTCTTAAATAAAACTGCCCCTCTATTTAAGCAattccttattttatttattttgtttttctttatttaatttatttcggtcacaacaaaaaaaaatatcactCCTACCACtttcatatctaaattttttagcaGGTTTCCAAACAAGCTCTTTTTCATTCACAGCGCCTCCATTCTCGATTCTCCATTTTCATCGCTCATCACTCATCACTTTTCTCTTCTTCCGCGTACTCAAATCTCACGCAATGTCCACCATTCACAACACCTCAAGCTCCTGCTCCGCCGTCCGCGATTAACTGCGCCTGGAGCTCCGCCGTTAACGATTCAGTCGTCTCTCCGTCTCGAGCATCGCCGCCTTCGTCTGCACAGCGTCGCGGCAGACTAGCCGTGTCCGGGTTCTGTGGTTTTGCCGTCCTCTTCTCCAGCCGTGCCCTTCGCGGTACCATTTTCTGCTTCTATAttctttgttttttcttgttGTCCCTGTAAGCTCTGATAATAGTTCTTCACGGTTGAAATTTGTTCCTTGAGGcagttattaatttaaatttttttgttccctgtttaatttaatttcagtGTCTTTAGAagttaaaagaagaaaattttgaaaggtcAACAATGTTATGAATGACTATGTTATGTTTTAATTGAGACTATGCTATGTTGTATATCATTGGATTTATGATTTTATTGAGTTTACGTTAGATTTATGTTTTCATTGAGGCTTATGTTATTGTTGATGGATGGAATTGTTATATATGCTGGATTGTTCATGGGATTGTATAAATTTATGTTTTCCTTCATGAGGTGCAGTATTGGAATTTTGGAACACTTTGTTTGCATGTGCttataaatttatgttttcaATCTAATGGTTCTTACTTAAACATATTCAGTAGCATTATATTATATATGGTGAATTCTAGTATGACTATACTATGGTGGCTATGGTGACTATGCAAGTGTTGTTAATATTAAAgtcacatttttttatattttggtaaCTTTTTTTTAGGTAACACTTTCTTAAAAATGTTGTTTAACAATAAAAAagcgttattttaattttagccaCACTTTTTAAAACACTATAGTCATGGTAGTCACCATAATATAGTCCTACTAGAATGACCCATTATATATTACATTTACATTTCTCTGCTGCGTTGTGATGTAGTTACTGCTATGTAGGCTgtgcttgttctttgtttttcttttttgtttctttttctttccttttattttcagacaccaaaaaaatatattacatattacatactcAGATTGATTTAGTTTCCCATACTTAAAAGTCACACTCATTTTACTTTTTGTTAATTGGATCACCATAATAATAGGATTTTTTATTGTTTCAGGTATTTCATGTTGTCTGCCTGAACCTCTTTGTGTATTCTCCCAAGAAAGGATTTTATATCAAATTGCTAATGAGAGGAATCATTGGAGTAAGGCTCCAAAACCCCACCATCTCTAATGCCACTAGGAACACTCTAGCACATTTTTCCACCTCTTCTGGTTTTGGTGGTGGCAGCGGCAGTGGTAGTGGTCGAGGTCGTGGAGGCTCTGGTTTGGGAGGACCATTTGGATTCAATGAGAGAGCTCCAGGAAAGCCCAATTTTGGTGATCCTAAATCTGAAGAACCAGAGTTGCCTTCTCCCCCATCTTCGGTTTCTGGTCGTGGACACGGTCGTGGTAGGCCAGCCCCTCCGTCAGGCATGCCTTCTTTCTCGTCATTCATGGCGTCCATAAAACAGCCATCTGCTGGTCGCGGTCGTGGTGGTCCGTTACCATCCCATATCCAACAAGATTCCCAGAAGCAGCCTGATTCTGAGCCAAAGAAACCTGTTTTCTTCAAAAGAGAGGAAGATGATGATTATGTTGGTGTTGATGCTGGTGCTGGTGCGTCTTCAGATGTTTTGACACCAAAAACACCAATTTTTAGCAGTGGTGATGGTGAGAGTGATCAGAAGAACCTTCCTGGAGGCATAGTAGGTGTGTTGTCTGGCAGTGGACGTGGGAAGCCCAAGCAGCAGCCTGATCAAAGGACTCAAGTTTCCCAAGAGAATAGGCATATCCGTGCTCAACGAGCTCCAGgcactggtggtggtggtggtgttggtgatcGTCGTGCTCCTGCTGACGCTGCACCATCTGGTTCTGTGCCTAAGAGACAGCCAATGCAAAGTGTTGACGATGCAGTGAATGTTGCACGGAGGATTCTGTCGCAACGGGATAATGATGTTGCTGGAAGAGGAAGAGGTGGCTTTGGTCGAGGCAGGGGTGGAGGTCGGGGGAGAGGAGGATTTAGAGGGAGGGACTTGGAGGAAAGGGGTGATGGGGATAAGGATGAAGAGGATTACGCCTCAGGGCTATTTCATGGAGATGATGCAGACGGTGAGAGGTTTGCCGAGCGGGTTGGGCCTGACATCATGAATCAATTGACTGCAGGTTTTGAGGAGATGGCTAATAGTGTTTTCCCCTCACCATTGGAGGATGAGTATTTGGAAGCATTTGACACCAATTGTGCTGTAAGTGGTTAGCCGCCGCTTCATTCTGAGTTTGTTGAGAAATGATCAAAAGTAGTTCAATGAACCAAGGTGAAACTTTCCAGCTTAGCTGGATTTATTGGAAGGGCATAAAGAAGTGGATTAAGTTAATTGAATTGTTATTAGGAAAATTGTTGGCCTTGATTCATCTATCTCAGAAGAAATTAAGAACAATGGCTTTCTTAGAGAAAAATGTTAATCTAACCCTCTGTTCCATGTTTAATCTTCATAGTACAGTATTTGACTGTTCcctgttgttttattttttttggcagATTGAATTTGAGCCAGAATATTTGATGGGTGAGTTTGATCAGAACCCAGATATTGATGAGAAAGAACCTATTCCACTTCGGGATGCACTCAAGAAGATGAAACCCTTCTTGATGGCATATGAAGGGATTCAAAGTCAAGAGGAGTGGGAGGTATGCTGTATTAGTAATCTTATCTATGATTGAGGGCAACTAGAAATTACGTAACGTGCCAAAGTTTTGAGTTTTGACAATTAGTTTGGTTTCCAAATTTCCAATAACTCACTTTTTTCCTCTTGATTAACACGTACATTTAGATAACTGCTGTATTACTTCTTTTCCTTTGAAGTAATTGTCTGCTTTATGTTTCTGTATTTATTCACACTTGTTTTTTGCTTCTCTGACATTTATA
The sequence above is drawn from the Arachis hypogaea cultivar Tifrunner chromosome 4, arahy.Tifrunner.gnm2.J5K5, whole genome shotgun sequence genome and encodes:
- the LOC112795611 gene encoding uncharacterized protein, whose translation is MRGIIGVRLQNPTISNATRNTLAHFSTSSGFGGGSGSGSGRGRGGSGLGGPFGFNERAPGKPNFGDPKSEEPELPSPPSSVSGRGHGRGRPAPPSGMPSFSSFMASIKQPSAGRGRGGPLPSHIQQDSQKQPDSEPKKPVFFKREEDDDYVGVDAGAGASSDVLTPKTPIFSSGDGESDQKNLPGGIVGVLSGSGRGKPKQQPDQRTQVSQENRHIRAQRAPGTGGGGGVGDRRAPADAAPSGSVPKRQPMQSVDDAVNVARRILSQRDNDVAGRGRGGFGRGRGGGRGRGGFRGRDLEERGDGDKDEEDYASGLFHGDDADGERFAERVGPDIMNQLTAGFEEMANSVFPSPLEDEYLEAFDTNCAIEFEPEYLMGEFDQNPDIDEKEPIPLRDALKKMKPFLMAYEGIQSQEEWEEIMEETMARVPLLKKIVDHYSGPDRVTAKKQNEELERVASTLPKSAPSSVKQFTNRAVISLQSNPGWGFDKKCHFMDKLVWEVSQHYK